Genomic window (Zingiber officinale cultivar Zhangliang chromosome 2B, Zo_v1.1, whole genome shotgun sequence):
aactgctgtcttcgcgtggctgtgaacgtccttcttcattctctttagccactgatctgtaagtcttgtgctttatttttacatattttctgagactttgtagagaggttgctccaccgagaaggagaaatctttagccggtatctatccggggtgtgatctaccgaaagatcaagggatcgtccaccatacggacatgccgaggagtaggggcaagttatccccgaacctcgtatatactggtgttagtggtgtgtgtttttcttttccttgtattagATTTTCATGTGCATATTTACGCTGCGCTAATGATttgattgaagaatttagttaagttttagaggaggctattcacacccccctctctagccatccgaagatcctaacagtgGAGTCGCTTCGAAAAAAATTAGaagcacaattcttagagcttctcataaAATCAAGCGTGTTTATGAccaagaatgaacacactcatgagaactgagttgtatcagggagcgTTTTAGGTGACATATATCAATGCTTACACAGACGGTAGAACAGTTCAAagacatcatgtctactatcagccagtatgCAAACAGATCTTCACATGAGAAGATTCAAAGGGTAAaatctacctatcctatactagaTTTAACTGTTGAATACTATTACATATCCtattttccattcatgtgggggattttATGGAAATGTAAATACAATAAAGAGATGGAaacgaagagactctattgtgcatgaaTTTTTAATCTCACATTAGAAATCTCTTAGCTTTATTGTTAGTTTAAATTATGATACATACATTAATGTTGTAAACATATGTatgaggagagactctctcaGGCGTGGGTGCGCAAGGATGAGTGCAAATTCAGGTCCCAGATTGCACTAAATCAAGTTGACTAGTGTGCGAGCATGACTTGGGCGCGTCGAATGTCGTACCGGTTGAAGCaaaatttacccaaaagaatgaacGAACTTTTTACCACCTAAATTTCTTTTTGATACTTGCTCAAGAGTGTAACATAatcattaatatgaaattaatggtgATTTTGTAATATCTTAACATTAAtggtgacattaaactcattaatgatgaTTTTGTAAATCTCGGTAATAATGGcgatattaaactcattaataatgatttcgtaacgtctcaacattaatgaagatattaaatcaattaatgatgacattaaattcagcattaaatgaccataatttggTCATTCATTACAGACAAGGTGAGAGCTCATATACAATGAggttggatcttgagcaaagggGAGAGGAGCGGAAGATAAGTGAAAACTAAAACATGAGCAATAATAAAAGAATTCTTCCACCGTCGTTCCctaatttttttctctcaatCATGCATCCGCTCAATTGAACTATTCGTGATAATATTGAGGTGCATTCTAATTCGCCACAAACAATCAGTATTTGGTTGTATACGTGATTTAGCTGTTGTATTCTTAAAAATAGACGATCCGAGAGAACCTCGAAGTATAGCTGGAGGTGGggcgaatttattttaagaaaattatgttGAGCACAGGCCTCGACAtcttcctcaaagaattcctttccTGATTCGATTGTGAGCTACATCAACTCTGTGACTCGGACCATCGGAATTTTGACAGAATTAGTCCTGTTGATAGTCTAAAATTATCCATTCAGATCATCATAACAAAcaagttagaattaattttatttaattttaatttaataattttttactaaAATCTCTGAGAGATGGTTGCTGTTCGGTGAAATAATGAAGGACATTTCTCAAAATGAGAGTTCCAATTTGGGTAAATACTCAATATTTTCGTGTCAATTTATTGCCACTTCTCAACGATTTTTTTACTAttcaattaattctaattttctaTCTTAGTCAATTATATAtacaattaattttatataattgaaTAATGATTCAAATTAAACAAATAcattgttttgttttttaaaaaaaataaataataagtgaGTAAACTCTcttataacaaaaatgataagaCACTAGACCAATAAAAGTATCATATTCAGTGAGCTAAATGTTTGATTAAATGCAGTTAATTAAGCAAACAAAACCTTAATTATCATGAAATCTCTGAAGGTTTTAGAACAAATTAGGTCTAGAATTTTGTTACTGAACAAGTTTAGAACGTAACTAAACCACTATAGCAACATATATAAAAGTGCACATATAATGATGTAAAACTACACTAATAATGAGTTACTATAACCGCATACATACTTTATTCTCCCTTCTTTGGTCGGATCTCAAGGCCGTGGATGATAAGGCCTTGTTTCCAATGTAGTTCTTGGGTCTCCCACAATGTAGCCTCCATTTCCCCTTCATCCCCTTCATTGTTATAGAATTCGCCCAACTCGACTTGTAGCCATCCATCCTCTCTCAACCTTATGTTTTTTGTGTTCTCTGTCTCTTCCATGCCTTGGTTGTCATCTCCTTCATCGTCGTCATCGTCTAGCATTAAAGAGACATGCATTTCTGATGCATAGGCCCCTAGTTTCACAGAGGCAAGTTGGGAAGCTGAATCAAGGCCAAATGCATCGGGAGTTAATTTAAAGACGAGGTAGACAACGTATGCAGTGTTGTTAGACAAGAGTCTACTGTCGATCCAACCACAAATATGTAGCCAACAAACAGCCAAAAGTTCTACCACTTGAGCAAATCTGAAACCAGGCCAATATATAAATCAAAATTGATATATATGAGCAAAACTTATGCATGGGCTTGTAATTGTTAAGAAAATGAATGCATATAAAGCATATATAGATTaggatatttttctttaaaaaaatgcaTGGTTTATAGATTAAAATAAACAAAGAACAATTATTTAGGCAAtagataaataatttaattattagaCTCGTTATCAATCGATCTGATAAATCTAGCTATTTAGCCAATTTGACTTGACTGACTAGCATATCCTAACTCAATGAATTAAATCGATTGACTTATCCAAActaattagttcaattaatttgaaACAATTATATCATCTAGCCTAATTATTAACCAAATTAAATTGACAGAATGTTGATCAATTTGTCTTAATTGATTGACCTATTAGAGTGACTAATTCAATTAATTACCATTAACTATCTAACTCAACTAGATTGTCTAATCACAATGGACCCAATTATCGTGTTCACCCAATCGAATCATTCTCATTCGATTTAACTAGATAGGTTCGTTTATGTAACTtatctaatttaatttagtttgttTGGACCAATTGAACATGTTATTTAAAtgatagaattaaaaaaatatatatattaatacatATTTCTACAAGAAATTAATAAGTATTTCTTTATTGTTTTTgataaatcataaaaaaataatatattattatataaactaaacatttgatttaaattaaattccGCTGTCCGTTTAATTACCTCGATTCTTTTAGAGAAACCCATCTCCAATACTGCGGGGTGTCCCCCCACGTCACCTGCATCTTCTCGGCAGATATCATGTACCACTTCTTCCCCGTTGCTTTTTCCAATTGGAAGCTCTGCTCAAAGTTGCATCATCATATATCACAACCacagaattaaaaataatatacatGTATATATATACCTGTCCAGCTAATTCAAATTGAAATTGCTCACGTAGATGTTGCTCATGATCGATCATCTAATCCATGGATAGAAtatcctctatatatatatatatatatatatatatatatatatatatatatatatatatatatatatatatatatatatcatatatatatatatatatatatatcatgcacaataaatttatatatatatcatgcacAATAAATTTAAGCATTGTATCGTTAGATGACTCTGGGTGTTACGGTCAAAATTTAATTGTTTAATCTCTTTTTTATCTGtatataagaattttttttttcttttaaattaaaataaaattcactcTTCTCTTCTATAATTACATATAATAATTAAAGTGATACTGATTTTTAAAAGTAGTGTGGCTACTATACAATATCTACTATAATATATTAACAATTACTATATAATAACTATTATAACATAATAGTTATTATTATATTGTAGctgttataaaattataattattatattatgaaaaataattataattatagcaACTAAGAAACTATAATTAtgggataatatatatatgttagATCATATGACAACTAAGAAACTATAATTACGGTATAATATATATGTTAGATCATATGAGAGACAAACAATACGTGATTTCTTTAATTCTGACGGAACATTATtatgataaaaaattattaaaaaaaatacagaaactgCTACAATAAATCGCACACTCGTCATGTAAGAATCGTCGGCaggatatatatctatatatgtaaGAATCGTCGGCAGGATATATATCCTAATTTGTAGCCGGTCAGATAATATAATCTAGCTAGCTAGCTGCCTACCATTTTGGCTTGGTCGACGAGGATCGGGTTGCAGAGGCGGAAGTAGAGCTCCTTGTTGGAGGCGTACTCGACGGGATCAACGGCTCGCGACAGGATCTCCACGCGATCGGACGGCAGGAAGCGCTCCCACAGCGCGTCCGTTTCCGCGGTGGCGAGGAAGGTCTTGTCCACCAAGGAGGCCCGGCAGACATCCCGTGGCGTTGTGAAGGAGAGCACGTGGGCGATGCATTCCGGGGGGAGAACGGCGACCGCTCCGTCGTCTCTCTCGGAGCGCGGCTTCTTCTTCTCCGTTGGCATGCTTCTGCTTGCAGCAGCTTCAAATTGCTAGCTAGCTGTAATTGCCCTAAACCACCCTAATTATCCTTCTCATCGATCGCTTCGTCGAAATTGCGATTAAAAATACAAATCCACATCGAATTGTCAAAATATCCAAAATAGTTTTAATTTATGGGTTGACTTCAAGTCTTTAATAGATCAGGAAGTAACCTAGCAATTACAGTTGTTGATTTCTATTGCAGATTCATTAATGGTATATAGAGACTGACTTGGGATGCTATTTTTGTGGtcgtctttttttattattaaattcgTTTTGAGTTTTGTTTGATTCACCTTGGATTAGTTTTATATTTCTctttaattcttttaaaattcatcAGAATACATTTTCACATAGCATTTTACCGAACATCTGAAACTATGTGAAATTCCAAGCACCATACATAAaacagataaaaaaaaattatcaaaattgaccggatcaaatcatcaaatcaaatcaaatcaaattagttttagaattattctaataattttgttataattattagaataattctcagaataatttttggaattattctgttatttattaattggttaattgaccgagtacttgtttaaaCCCTATATATTGTATTATCTTGAGGGCAAGTATCAACAaaacaataagattaattattactctcctattttatcttctttctattcttcttttaacatagtatcagagtcatgatccttcgttccttctctttctcttaattcTCCTTCACAaatcctcttcccttcctttttCTGCCGCCGCCAAGACAAAAGAAGAGTTTCTTTTTTTTGAAACCGCAAAACAAGACGACAAAAGGACTTCTCCTTTTGTGCTACCGCCGCTGTCCACCGAACGCCGACCAAACCTCGACGTCGACAACAAGTAGTTGCTCCAGCCAAGGCTTCTATTTCCTCCAAGGGGAGTTTCTCTAGGCGAAAGGCCCCCTTTCCGGCGATCCAATCTCTCTACAAGATAAgttattttactttagatgtcaaatactcaacacTATCAAGGAGGCCAAAAATAAAATTCAGTTcgatgtcaaatttgtcgcaTCATTGGCCATACTGGAAATCTATGCCCTAAAAGATTTGATTACTCtcgggtaaaatgtcaaatttgtcacatcattgATCATCCTGGAAATCTATGCCCTCAAAGATTTgcctcaaatttcattggtggttctACAGTCTCAAGACAACCGTCTATTTCACAAGCATATCCTAAAGCTCTCTCATTTgtgcctacttgtggtaaaaccccaaagttttcatctactgattggtatattgacactagagcaactcatcatgtcacatcggattataatatccttacagacgtaatgtcgtattatggctcagatacggttcaagtaggcgatgactcaggtttgcaaattgctaatcttggaaacacatatattcatttatctattcgaacttttcacatgcgcaatatctttcatgttccatctatcactaaaaatttactttctatccgtcagttttgtcttgataacaatgtcatttttgagtttcatcataatcattatcttataaaagataaaggaacaaatgctattgtgtttcatgggagaataaaaaatggcctctactatcttcaaagttcttcaatcaaagcttttgttggtgaacgcacaaataaaccagcttggcatgctcgacttggtcatccttctcttcatattgtccagtcaatcattaataggtatggtttacctacttccattacctcctctccatctcattcatgtagggcctgcatggaatctaaaagtcataagctacctttctattcattcgattatgtttctaatttcccacttgaattaattcattttgatgtttggggtcctgcacctgttttatctaaccaaggtttccaatattatgttacctttattgatcattttagtaaatatacttggctctatcctatgaaaagaaaatctgatttattggatatattctgtaaatttcaaaatcaagttgaacgatattttaatcgtaaaatactttcttttcattctgattggggaggcgaatatcaagctctctatcgtcatcttgtctcttgtgaaattgttcatcgagtctcttgtcctcacactccagaacaaaatggttttgctgagagaaaacatagacacatagtcgaaattgccttagctcttcttcatcatgcatcagttccacgtaaattttgggatgaagctgttaccactgctgtatatctcataaatcgactccctactccattgctcaatcataaatgtccttttgaaacactttataatcaaactcctaattacactttccttcgaatttttggttgcgcatgttatccatggttacgctcctactctaaacacaaacttgactctcgttcactacaatgtgttttccttggttatagcaatttgcaccatagttatcgttgcttacatataccaacaagtcgaatttatatttcacgacatgttacttttgatgagactctattccctttttcagtatcttcttcaatctctcctccagatacaggTGACACCTTCTTAATAccacctaatattgtcagaaatgatggcatcctaggtcctgctccgctctctaataactcccctataccatcagaatcacctcaggatgctgctccaatcttggaagccttgccggtcgaagataatatgctctctagttctgaatcctcggataatgcaagtccgtcatctacatcaccatgtcagcctactttCTCAccaccatcaacaagtgattcagatgataatgctcctcgtcgcatgcttcccattaatgacatttatgaacgttgcccaccaaatgcgactcgatatccccttccacgggctctagtggtttcttcaaaatctattgaaccaacttgttttacgcAAGCAAACAAGAATCCAAATTGGCGTAGTGCAATGACAAcaaaatttgatgcacttcttcgcaatggaacatggagtcTAGTTCCACGTActtcctcaatgaatgttgtgtgctctaaatgggtattccgtcttaagtATCGAGCTGATGGCTCTCTtgaacgatacaaagctcgacttgtagccaaaggttttagtcagcaaccaggtattgacttcaatgacacttttagtcCAGTTATCAagattacatctgtcagactattattatcgataGCTGTTAGTTCCAATTGGCCTGTACGCCAATTGGATATCTCAAATgtatttctccatggtcatcttgaggaaactgtatttatagagcaaccacctgggttcattcatccacaatttccatctcatgtttgccaacttaaaaatccttatatggtcttcgacaagctcctcgtgcatggtttcatcgactatccaattggttacaatctcaaggattttctggatcaaagactgactcgtctctatttcacaaatataatgatgggtctatgatattttttcttatttatgtggatgacatcctgatAACCGGTAATGATCACATGGGCAtcataactttattaagtcttctcaatcaagaattttctacccgagatttgggcattgctcgtttttttcttggtattgagcttattccacatgaggatgactatcttctctctcagagcaaatgcattactggacttcttcaaagagccaaaatggatggagcacgtccggtctctacaccaattgctataaacaactctccatcttcatcctctcctgctctgtctgattcacagatttatcgaagcattgttggagccttacaatatgtcactatcacacgccctgatattacttttgcagtaaatcgtgcttgtcaattcatgcatactccaactgaacaaaattgggataatgtaaaaagaatacttcgctatctcaaatgtaccattctacatggtcttcttttatatcgtcaatcgtctcgagatttacatgcctatagtgatgcggattgggcaagttctcctgaagatagacgctctactagtggatatgcaatatttcttggacgaaatcttatctcatggaattcgaagaagcaacctacggtatttcgttcaagtactgaggcagaatataaagctatagcaaatacaacgtctgaaattatttggcttTAATCACTTCTCTctaaacttcatcttgcatcaaatattgcaccaaaaatttggtgcgacaatattggagcaacatatctcacagcaaatccaatctttcatgctcgtacaaaacatgtggaaattgattttcattttgttcgtgaacgtgtggcaactcaacaattatccgtctcttatatctcTGCTGAGGATTAAAttgctgatatctttactaagtcattatccagacaacgtttcaacaagttagcaagcaaactcaacgtcaaagatctcTCGTTAAGTTTGTtgggggtaaaagagataaaagagaattaccagaattgaccggatcaaatcatcaaataaaatcaaattagttttaggattattctaataattctgttagggatgggctcctaagtgcccctaggtcgatggactaagaaacgggctagtatgtatgccttgtatggttcaagacttgctacctttgacctacataggacgcgcgcatttacatatgtggtacaagctggggctctaaccatgttatgattatgtttaagtatgtatgtaataagttttcaaaggacatgttgcatatattattgcatgaatcatgtttttgaaagtcatcttgcataacacattatgattatgttatgatataccatgatgcctatgattatgttatgctatgttaggatgaaccttatgattatgatatgttatgttaggatgaaccttatgattatgttttgttatgttatgatcatgatcatgtgtactagaatgcactttatgactttatgtggatatgccatgataccatatgttttgttatgatatgatgcttctatacatgatatgatgagttgtctttatgtttatgcattgaagctttatctatgctatacggtttttgtgagtaggaaaggatcttactgagccttgagtgctcacagcttactttcccttgtaccacagataagggcaaagcaTGGATgtactaaaggagcagcaggagggggcaagaaggatgtgtgtagtagtgacctggctaaagaagaaaaccTGCTTCTagataataagaattatgttcatgttgtttcctttataactctaagacacttcatcatgctctttagtattatggtttaattttatgttaagcatgttatgtgactcatatgataagtAGTTGATGATGACGTgttaaaataaagtaaaagaaaggtataaagaaaaaaaatacatactatagataagacttccgctgttttaagaagaagtgataagtaacccccgtcagcttgagcaggatgggccggggcgttacagtttggtatcagagccaagtttagccaattcactacacacatgtcaagccttcatcctgccgctccaagtaagaatctatatgcttaatttaatttttgttgtttgttttatgatgctttaatattatgcatgtttatttatttagtttaggtaagcatgatggtaggataagaATAGTACTAACCTTATGGCAACCGaataggaataacgataatttattgttatttaatgaagataagcatggctaagagacgtactacccgagcagacgagacaccgactccaccagatctCACTCAGGTAGTCActgatctccagcgtcagatcacggagcaacaacaacTAATCACTACGTTAATGGGCCAACAAGGAactcctgccaccccgccagtaaatcagaatgcagtgcccgtcgtgccaatagttgcaccagtaccaccggtagcccctgccccagtggttcgacaggagacctacttaatacagtggctgaggctgaacccggagaacttctcgggtacctgcgagccatgggatgcccaggcctggttcaagacagtagaaagcatagtggaactactggagtggcccgaatcggagaagatcaagtgcgtatctttctttttttccggagacgcgagaatgtggtgggaaagagtgaaagcaaagagacagattaatctgatgaactggacggactttgagacagagttcttcgaagagttcttccatatgcaagtgacgaaccgacactatgacgagttcaccaagTTTCGGCAAAGTGACCTATCAGTAAACGAAGCAGTAAAATgcttcaaccgtttggcacgcctatgtccagaattggttcgcacagaaagagaaaggatcagactgatgttaaagatgcttcgacctgaaatagcactgaatgtggccggcggaattaatagacctcagactacagaggaattggtcagcagtgccctcatcacagaacattatcagaatgtAATGAACGGAAATAAGAGTTAGgtccgaacagaaggacagaaaTCCTCAAGTAataaaacaagctggaaagggacctccactggaaaaagaaaacaatgggacaatgcaaaaggtggctcagtgaataagcaaccgaagtacccccagtgcactatttgcggaaagctgcattccggagtatgtcataagggtaccagaaagtgctataattgtggaggagaaggacatctggccagagactgcaccaaCCGGTTCCAGGCTCcaccccagcagaacaaccaaCCCAAGAAtacccctcacaactacatcagatgcaaactactattgagggaacaccgattagccaagggagattggaagctccaccaactacaacgaacgccagggttttctcgcttactaaggaggatgtggcaagtgcctctactgtcgttataggtcagctacctattttcaatca
Coding sequences:
- the LOC122049713 gene encoding putative F-box protein PP2-B12 gives rise to the protein MPTEKKKPRSERDDGAVAVLPPECIAHVLSFTTPRDVCRASLVDKTFLATAETDALWERFLPSDRVEILSRAVDPVEYASNKELYFRLCNPILVDQAKMSFQLEKATGKKWYMISAEKMQVTWGDTPQYWRWVSLKESRFAQVVELLAVCWLHICGWIDSRLLSNNTAYVVYLVFKLTPDAFGLDSASQLASVKLGAYASEMHVSLMLDDDDDEGDDNQGMEETENTKNIRLREDGWLQVELGEFYNNEGDEGEMEATLWETQELHWKQGLIIHGLEIRPKKGE